DNA sequence from the Arthrobacter jinronghuae genome:
TGCTCCTGAACCGGACCCTGCGCTTTGCCGAGCACTCCGCCGCGGACGTTATGACCCCCCGGGTCCGCATGCGGACGGTTCACGAGTCCGACACTGCGGAACAAGTGGTCGCCGTTGCCACGGCAACCGGCTATTCCCGCTTCCCCGTGATCGGACGCGATTCGGACGACGTCCTGGGCGTGCTGCACCTCAAGCAGGCCTTCGCCGTTCCGCTGGCCGCACGGACTTCCGTCACGGCCGCGGAACTGATGGTGGAACCGCTGCATGTACCCGAGTCCATGGGCGTTGACACGCTGCTGGGACTGCTGCGGGCCCAGGGCCTGCAGGTCGCGATCGTTTCCGACGAGCACGGCGGTACAGCCGGCATCGTCACCCTCGAAGACCTCGTGGAGGAAATCGTCGGCGAACTCGAGGACGAACACGACCGCGCGCGCGTCGGCGTCGTCCGCACGGGCCGTGCCATCACGTTCGACGCCGCGCTGCGGCCGGACGAACTCCTGGACCGCACCGGCGTCGAGGTTCCCGACGGCGAGGAATATGACACCATCGCCGGCTTCGTCACGGACGTGCTGGACCGGTTGCCGGAACTGGGCGACGAAGTGGAAATCGAGGGTGGCACGCTCCGCGTGGAGCGGGTGGTCCGAAACCATATAGAACGCCTGCGCTTCACCCCGTCGGGCTCACTGGAGACCCCGGTGAGCGCCCATGACCGCATTGTCGACTCGCTGACCAAGGACCTGACCCATGAGTGAATACCTGCCCGGAATCATCTGGCTCGTAGTGCTGCTGGTGGTCAACGCGTTCTTCGTCGGCGCGGAATTCGCCGTCATCTCGGCCCGTCGGTCGCAGATTGAGCCGAAGGCCGAAGCCGGCAGCAAGGCCGCAAAAACCACCTTGTGGGCCATGGAGCACGCCACGCTGATGCTGGCGACCAGCCAGCTTGGCATCACTGTCTGCTCCCTGGTCATCCTGAACGTCTCGGAACCGGCCATCCACCACCTGCTGGAGATTCCGCTGGGGCTGACTCCGCTGTCCGCAGACGCCATCGGCATTATCGCTTTTGTGGTGGCGCTGCTGCTGGTGACGTTCCTGCACGTGGTGGTGGGTGAAATGGTGCCGAAGAACATCTCGTTCTCCGTGCCCACCCGGGCTGCACTGCTGCTGGCTCCGCCCCTGGTGATGGTATCCCGCATTGTCCGTCCGATCATCTGGACGCTGAACGGCATAGCGAACGGCGTCCTGCGCCTGTTCAAGGTTGAACCCAAGGACGAAGCCACCAGCGCCTACACCTTGGACGAGGTGGCCAACATTGTGGAGCAGTCCACGCGTGACGGGGTGCTCTCGGACCGCAGCGGCACCCTGACGGCCGCTTTCGAGTTCACGGAGAAGACCGTGGCCGACGTCGAGGTTCCGATCAGCCAGATGGTGCTGCTGCACGAGACCGCCACCCCCGCGGACCTGCAGCAGGCCGTGGACGTCCACGGTTACTCGCGGTACATCCTCACCAACGACGACGGCGACCCCGACGGCTACCTTCACCTGAAGGACGTCATGGACCTCACCACGCCGGATGAGTTCGCCGCACCGGTACCGGCCAAGCGGATCCGCCGGCTGGCGTCCGCTTACCGGGGCAGCGAGCTGGAGGACGCCCTGGCCACCATGCGCCGGAGCGGCGCCCACGTGGCCCGGGTCTTTGACGCCAAGGGCAACACCACGGGCGTCTTGTTCCTCGAGGACATCATCGAAGAACTGGTGGGCGAAGTCCACGACGCCACCACCGTTTAACGCCTAGCGAAAGAGCTTCCACCAAGGCCGCCGCTGCTCCGGTTCCGGAGCGGCGGCGGCTTCTTTTTCGGCTTCCTCAGCCTTCCGTTCCCGCCAGCGCTGCACTTCCTGCTCGACGTCGCGGGTGCGGGTGATAACGGGCGGACCGCCTTCAAGCTGGCGGCGCGCATCGATGACCCGCGCATTGAAATCCTGAACGATCTCCCGAACCTGCTTTTCGGTCCATCGGGTGTCCAGCCGGGCGTCCAGTTCCGCGTCTTCCGTGCGGAGCAGGATGGCCCTGGGCCCCAATCCCGTCACGTTCTCGCGCTGCATCAGCCCCTTGATCCACCAGTCCGGATCATGGCCGTCACCCAGGTTCGGAATAGGTTTTCCGGCGTACTTCAGGTTGTCGAAGTCCCCCCGGGCCATGGCATCCCGGACCAGGTAATCGGCCTTCGCGGCGTCGTCCACCTTCCGGCGATTGTGCCGCAGCTTGTCCTCCGCCGCGGCCTGTTCCAGGTCTTCCTGGTCCAGGTCTCCGCCGGCCGCCGCGGCCCGCAGCTGCGCGGCCCGTTCCATCCTCCGCCGGTACTGCTCAACACCCCTGCCGTCCATGATCTCCCGCCGCCTAAGCTGTCCCGATTAGTGTTTCAACCGGTTCGGACCTCTTCGGTATTCCTACTAAGGAGAAACGGCAAACGCGAC
Encoded proteins:
- a CDS encoding hemolysin family protein is translated as MSEYLPGIIWLVVLLVVNAFFVGAEFAVISARRSQIEPKAEAGSKAAKTTLWAMEHATLMLATSQLGITVCSLVILNVSEPAIHHLLEIPLGLTPLSADAIGIIAFVVALLLVTFLHVVVGEMVPKNISFSVPTRAALLLAPPLVMVSRIVRPIIWTLNGIANGVLRLFKVEPKDEATSAYTLDEVANIVEQSTRDGVLSDRSGTLTAAFEFTEKTVADVEVPISQMVLLHETATPADLQQAVDVHGYSRYILTNDDGDPDGYLHLKDVMDLTTPDEFAAPVPAKRIRRLASAYRGSELEDALATMRRSGAHVARVFDAKGNTTGVLFLEDIIEELVGEVHDATTV
- a CDS encoding hemolysin family protein: MYEWLMVGVGLLLTVGTGLFVASEFALVNLDRGDLESRRDKGEKRLNPTINALKITSTHLSSAQLGITLTTLLTGYTFEPAISSLLRSPLTALGLPEGLVPGIGAVAGIFLATIFSMIIGELVPKNFALALPLATAKLVVPFQTVFTTVFKPVILLFNNTANAIIRSFGIEPKEELSGARSAEELSSLVRRSALEGVLDLDHAVLLNRTLRFAEHSAADVMTPRVRMRTVHESDTAEQVVAVATATGYSRFPVIGRDSDDVLGVLHLKQAFAVPLAARTSVTAAELMVEPLHVPESMGVDTLLGLLRAQGLQVAIVSDEHGGTAGIVTLEDLVEEIVGELEDEHDRARVGVVRTGRAITFDAALRPDELLDRTGVEVPDGEEYDTIAGFVTDVLDRLPELGDEVEIEGGTLRVERVVRNHIERLRFTPSGSLETPVSAHDRIVDSLTKDLTHE
- a CDS encoding DnaJ family domain-containing protein encodes the protein MDGRGVEQYRRRMERAAQLRAAAAGGDLDQEDLEQAAAEDKLRHNRRKVDDAAKADYLVRDAMARGDFDNLKYAGKPIPNLGDGHDPDWWIKGLMQRENVTGLGPRAILLRTEDAELDARLDTRWTEKQVREIVQDFNARVIDARRQLEGGPPVITRTRDVEQEVQRWRERKAEEAEKEAAAAPEPEQRRPWWKLFR